From the Ferrigenium kumadai genome, one window contains:
- a CDS encoding M48 family metallopeptidase — protein MTAAQFTVFFIAALALTTLAKLWLARRHLAHIAAHRAAVPEAFREKIPLPAHQKAADYTSAKARLDMAGTLFDAAVLLGFTIAGGIQFIAGLCNGWFDTPITQGVATIVAVLLLSSLLETPFGLYRTFIIEQRFGFNKMTFALYLKDALKGLLLGAALGLPLLFGVLWLMERMGAYWWLYVWLVWMAFNLLVLFIYPSFIAPLFNKFTPMQDEEMKARIEALLAKCGFTASGLFVMDGSKRSAHGNAYFTGFGKTKRIVFFDTLLERLSGGEVEAVLAHELGHFKRRHVMKRIAASFALSLGFLWLLGQLMQTGWFYEGLGVTTPSTALALLLFFMVMPIFSFLLHPLLSAYSRKHEFEADAYAAQQTDKTDMVNALVKLYQDNAATLTPDPLYSKFYDSHPPAMERIAHLQAQ, from the coding sequence ATGACTGCTGCGCAATTCACCGTTTTCTTCATCGCCGCCCTCGCCCTCACCACGCTGGCCAAGCTGTGGCTGGCGCGCCGCCACCTGGCGCACATCGCCGCGCACCGCGCCGCCGTGCCGGAAGCGTTCCGCGAAAAGATCCCGCTGCCCGCCCACCAGAAGGCCGCCGACTACACATCGGCCAAGGCGCGTCTCGACATGGCGGGCACGCTGTTCGATGCCGCGGTGCTGCTGGGCTTCACCATCGCGGGCGGCATCCAGTTCATCGCGGGCCTGTGCAATGGCTGGTTCGACACGCCGATCACCCAAGGCGTGGCGACCATCGTCGCGGTGCTGTTGCTCTCCTCGCTGCTGGAGACGCCGTTCGGCCTGTACCGCACCTTCATCATCGAGCAGCGCTTCGGCTTCAACAAGATGACCTTCGCGCTCTACCTCAAGGATGCGCTGAAAGGCCTGTTGCTCGGCGCGGCGCTCGGCCTGCCGCTGCTGTTCGGCGTGCTGTGGCTGATGGAGCGCATGGGCGCATACTGGTGGCTCTATGTGTGGCTGGTGTGGATGGCGTTCAACCTGCTGGTGCTGTTCATCTACCCCTCGTTCATCGCACCGCTGTTCAACAAGTTCACGCCGATGCAGGACGAAGAGATGAAGGCGCGCATCGAAGCCCTGCTCGCGAAATGCGGCTTCACCGCCAGCGGTTTGTTCGTGATGGACGGCAGCAAACGCAGCGCGCACGGTAACGCCTACTTCACCGGCTTCGGCAAGACCAAGCGCATCGTGTTCTTCGACACGCTGCTGGAGCGCCTGAGCGGCGGCGAAGTCGAGGCTGTCCTCGCTCACGAACTCGGCCACTTCAAGCGCCGCCATGTGATGAAGCGCATCGCCGCCAGCTTCGCCCTCAGCCTCGGTTTCCTGTGGCTGCTCGGCCAGCTGATGCAGACCGGCTGGTTCTACGAAGGCTTGGGCGTGACCACCCCATCCACCGCGCTCGCGCTGCTGCTGTTCTTCATGGTGATGCCGATATTCAGCTTCCTGCTGCACCCGCTGCTGTCAGCCTATTCGCGCAAGCATGAGTTCGAAGCGGATGCATATGCCGCACAGCAGACTGACAAGACGGATATGGTGAACGCGCTGGTGAAGCTGTACCAGGACAACGCCGCGACGCTGACGCCCGACCCGCTGTATTCTAAGTTCTACGATTCGCACCCTCCCGCAATGGAACGCATCGCCCATTTGCAGGCCCAATAG
- a CDS encoding c-type cytochrome has product MRLAISIALLCAATAASADPFPSGNAQTGQKLFAQYKCGSCHAAMLGGDGSAMFTRPDRKVHSVPNLIEQMRFCTGNVGANLTPQDEQHLGAYLNRYYNLK; this is encoded by the coding sequence ATGAGACTGGCGATTTCGATTGCACTGCTCTGTGCCGCAACGGCGGCTTCTGCCGACCCATTCCCCAGTGGCAACGCGCAGACCGGCCAGAAGCTGTTCGCGCAGTACAAGTGCGGCAGCTGCCACGCCGCGATGCTGGGCGGAGACGGCAGCGCGATGTTCACCCGCCCCGACCGCAAGGTGCACAGCGTACCGAATCTGATCGAGCAGATGCGCTTCTGCACCGGCAACGTCGGCGCGAACCTGACGCCGCAGGACGAACAACACCTCGGTGCCTATCTCAACCGTTACTACAACCTGAAGTAG
- a CDS encoding 4a-hydroxytetrahydrobiopterin dehydratase has protein sequence MDTTVCDLTTKTCKPCEGGTAPMTPQEADKLLKQLDGWQQYDHIISKTYRFKNYYETIAFVNAVAWMTHREDHHPDLKVTYNSCQVEYTTHSIHGLSENDFICAAKVDALFKI, from the coding sequence ATGGACACTACCGTATGCGACCTGACCACCAAGACATGCAAGCCCTGCGAAGGCGGGACTGCACCGATGACGCCGCAGGAAGCCGACAAACTTCTGAAACAGCTCGACGGCTGGCAACAATACGATCACATCATCAGCAAGACCTACCGTTTCAAGAACTATTATGAGACCATCGCCTTCGTCAACGCCGTGGCCTGGATGACGCACCGCGAGGACCATCACCCCGACCTCAAGGTCACCTATAACAGCTGCCAGGTGGAATACACGACCCACTCGATCCACGGCTTGTCCGAAAACGATTTCATCTGCGCCGCGAAAGTGGACGCGCTGTTCAAGATTTGA
- the rsgA gene encoding ribosome small subunit-dependent GTPase A, which translates to MSASVHGQVIAAFGRQYLTRLEDGSELACLTRGKKSEVVCGDVVEVKRTGEASAENGAQGVIERITPRRSLLYRSDAFREKLIAANVTQIVVVVAAEPSFSDELLARCLVAAHDQQIEVLIVLNKCDLAEPAAQARARLEPYRAIGYRVLELSAKQDVSTLRPLLQGHSSVLVGQSGMGKSTLINALLPEAQAATREISSALDSGKHTTTHARLYRLDDESSLIDCPGVQAFGLHHLSFGGIEEGFVEFAPYRGQCRFHDCHHLHEPGCAIRNAVEAGKIDARRLELFQQISQAGC; encoded by the coding sequence TTGAGCGCCTCAGTCCACGGCCAGGTCATCGCCGCCTTCGGCCGCCAGTACCTGACGCGTCTCGAAGACGGCAGCGAACTGGCCTGCCTGACGCGCGGCAAGAAAAGCGAAGTGGTGTGCGGCGACGTGGTGGAAGTCAAACGCACCGGCGAAGCCTCTGCGGAGAACGGCGCCCAGGGCGTGATCGAGCGCATCACCCCGCGCCGCTCGCTGCTGTACCGCTCCGACGCCTTCCGCGAAAAACTCATCGCCGCGAACGTGACGCAGATCGTCGTCGTGGTCGCCGCCGAACCCTCGTTCAGTGACGAACTGCTGGCGCGCTGCCTGGTCGCCGCGCACGATCAGCAGATCGAAGTGCTGATCGTACTGAACAAGTGCGACCTGGCCGAACCCGCCGCGCAGGCGCGCGCCCGCCTCGAACCCTATCGCGCCATCGGCTACCGCGTGCTCGAACTCAGCGCGAAGCAGGACGTATCGACCCTGCGTCCGCTCTTGCAAGGACACAGCAGCGTGCTGGTCGGCCAGTCCGGCATGGGCAAATCCACCCTCATCAACGCGCTGCTGCCCGAGGCGCAGGCCGCCACGCGCGAGATCTCCAGCGCGCTGGATTCCGGCAAGCACACCACCACCCATGCGCGCCTGTACCGACTGGATGACGAGAGCAGCCTGATCGACTGCCCCGGCGTGCAGGCGTTCGGCCTGCACCACCTGAGCTTCGGCGGAATAGAAGAAGGATTCGTCGAGTTCGCGCCGTACCGCGGCCAGTGCCGCTTCCACGACTGCCACCACCTGCACGAACCGGGTTGCGCGATACGCAACGCCGTCGAGGCTGGAAAGATCGATGCGCGCAGGCTGGAGCTGTTCCAGCAGATCAGCCAGGCCGGGTGTTAG
- a CDS encoding DUF4760 domain-containing protein, with translation MAIASWFGVATAIWSVWQLRVDLREVVNATISLELDKEFDSSEMRRARRELATELLEGKRDLSETRVLDFFEKVATYQRLNRVDVYTVDSSFSYFVERYWIASQGFIAEFRQKQNDRTYFEDFERLNADMLGREAKTKHREISQVTPSQSEVKRFLREEAVLP, from the coding sequence ATGGCAATTGCGTCTTGGTTTGGTGTTGCCACTGCGATTTGGAGTGTTTGGCAGCTGCGTGTTGATTTGCGGGAGGTCGTAAATGCGACTATTTCCCTTGAATTGGATAAGGAGTTTGATAGTAGCGAAATGCGGCGAGCACGGCGTGAATTGGCAACAGAGCTTCTTGAGGGTAAACGGGACCTATCTGAAACGAGGGTGTTGGATTTCTTCGAAAAAGTAGCAACATACCAACGCCTTAATCGGGTTGATGTATATACGGTCGACAGCTCATTCTCGTATTTTGTCGAACGTTATTGGATTGCCTCTCAGGGATTCATCGCAGAGTTTAGACAAAAGCAAAACGATCGTACTTACTTCGAAGACTTTGAGCGACTTAATGCAGACATGCTCGGCAGAGAAGCTAAGACGAAGCATCGGGAAATATCTCAAGTCACACCATCCCAGTCAGAAGTGAAACGATTTCTCAGGGAGGAGGCTGTCTTACCATAG
- a CDS encoding NAD(P)/FAD-dependent oxidoreductase, giving the protein MSRVVILGAGISGHTVARYLNKWIGKRHEIVVVSPNAKWNWIPSNIWVGVGQMTEDDVTFDLAELYSKTNVDFRQAKALSVHPEGNAESAKPFVTVEYTNPAKAGAQENITYDFLVNATGPKLNFGATEGLGPEHGHTVSVCSAKHALEANQKLQASIEAMRKGTRQNIVIGTGHGMCTCQGAAFEYIYNVDHALREAGVRDKARIIWLSNEYELGDFGMGGVHIKRGGYITNGKTFAESLMVERGIEWITRAHVKKVEAGKIHYETLDGSFHELEFDFSMLIPPFAGVGLKAFDKTEADITSQLFAPNGFMKVDADYTQRPYSEWSAKDWPRTYQTPAYRNIFAVGIAFATPHLISKPMQSANGTPINPTAPRTGMPSAAMAKAVAMSIRDMLNGAEKPTHTASMAEMGAACVASTGSHIFRGTAATMTVFPVVPNYEKYPEFGRDMNLTFGEIGLAGHWMKYLLHHAFIYQAKLRPGWSLIPD; this is encoded by the coding sequence ATGTCGCGAGTTGTAATTTTGGGCGCGGGTATATCCGGTCACACCGTTGCCAGATATCTCAACAAATGGATAGGAAAACGTCACGAGATCGTCGTGGTGTCGCCCAATGCCAAATGGAACTGGATACCCTCCAACATCTGGGTGGGCGTGGGCCAGATGACCGAGGACGATGTCACTTTCGATCTCGCCGAGTTGTACAGCAAGACCAATGTCGATTTCCGTCAGGCCAAGGCGTTATCTGTCCACCCGGAAGGCAATGCAGAAAGCGCAAAGCCTTTTGTGACCGTCGAGTACACCAACCCGGCAAAGGCCGGCGCACAGGAAAACATAACTTACGATTTTCTGGTGAACGCCACCGGGCCGAAGTTGAACTTCGGCGCCACTGAGGGCCTGGGGCCTGAGCACGGACATACCGTTTCCGTTTGCTCGGCCAAGCATGCGCTGGAGGCGAACCAGAAATTGCAGGCGAGTATAGAGGCCATGCGAAAGGGGACGCGCCAGAACATCGTGATCGGTACGGGACACGGCATGTGCACCTGCCAGGGCGCGGCGTTCGAGTATATCTACAACGTGGACCATGCGTTGCGCGAGGCCGGCGTTCGCGACAAGGCGCGCATCATCTGGCTGAGCAACGAATACGAGCTCGGCGATTTCGGCATGGGCGGCGTGCATATCAAGCGAGGCGGATACATCACCAACGGCAAGACGTTCGCCGAGTCGCTGATGGTCGAGCGCGGCATCGAATGGATAACACGTGCACACGTGAAGAAGGTCGAAGCCGGGAAGATCCACTACGAGACTCTGGACGGCAGTTTCCACGAGCTGGAGTTCGATTTCTCCATGTTGATCCCTCCGTTTGCGGGCGTCGGACTCAAGGCCTTCGACAAGACCGAGGCGGACATCACCAGTCAGTTGTTTGCACCCAATGGTTTCATGAAGGTCGATGCGGATTACACCCAGCGTCCTTATTCGGAATGGAGCGCGAAGGATTGGCCAAGGACTTACCAGACTCCGGCCTACCGCAACATCTTCGCGGTCGGCATCGCCTTTGCGACGCCGCACTTGATCAGCAAGCCGATGCAAAGCGCCAATGGAACGCCGATCAATCCGACGGCCCCGAGAACCGGCATGCCCTCCGCCGCGATGGCAAAAGCCGTTGCCATGAGCATTCGCGACATGCTGAACGGTGCCGAAAAGCCGACTCACACTGCGTCGATGGCCGAAATGGGGGCTGCATGTGTCGCATCCACCGGGTCGCACATTTTCAGGGGAACCGCAGCAACCATGACCGTATTCCCGGTGGTGCCCAACTACGAGAAATATCCGGAATTCGGTCGCGACATGAACCTGACCTTCGGTGAGATCGGGCTGGCAGGCCACTGGATGAAGTATCTGCTGCACCATGCTTTCATCTATCAGGCCAAACTGCGTCCGGGCTGGTCGTTGATACCGGATTGA
- a CDS encoding YaeQ family protein — MAIKATVFKANLQIADMERHYYQDHSLTLAQHPSETDERMMVRLLAFALHAHEYLEFGQGMTNDDDADIWRKDLTGAIELWIDVGMPDEKLIRKACGRADQVVVYCYGGRVADMWFAQNSAQLERQKNLTIINLPPESTQALAELAQRTMNLQCTIQDGQVWLGDGDASVQVERVVLKEAASGK; from the coding sequence ATGGCAATCAAAGCAACCGTCTTCAAGGCCAATCTGCAGATCGCGGATATGGAGCGTCACTACTACCAGGATCATTCGCTTACCTTGGCGCAGCATCCGTCGGAAACAGACGAGCGCATGATGGTACGCCTGCTGGCGTTCGCCCTGCATGCGCACGAGTACCTGGAATTCGGTCAGGGTATGACCAATGACGACGACGCGGACATATGGCGAAAAGATCTCACCGGGGCGATCGAGCTATGGATCGACGTCGGCATGCCCGACGAGAAGCTGATCCGCAAAGCCTGCGGCCGCGCCGACCAGGTGGTGGTGTACTGCTACGGCGGTCGCGTCGCCGACATGTGGTTCGCGCAGAACAGCGCTCAGTTAGAGCGGCAGAAGAACCTCACCATCATCAATCTGCCACCGGAAAGCACTCAGGCGCTGGCAGAGCTGGCGCAACGCACGATGAACCTGCAATGCACCATTCAGGACGGACAGGTTTGGCTGGGCGATGGTGATGCCAGCGTGCAGGTGGAGCGGGTGGTGCTGAAAGAGGCCGCAAGCGGGAAGTGA
- the arfB gene encoding alternative ribosome rescue aminoacyl-tRNA hydrolase ArfB, whose product MLYISHNISIADHEIEITAVRAQGAGGQNVNKVSSAVHLRFDIVASSLPPEFKARLLNLNDQRITKDGVIIIKAQEFRSQEKNRGEALRRLKELVQSIAVLPAERRATKPTRSSQRKRMDSKAKRGMVKSLRGRVVE is encoded by the coding sequence ATGCTGTATATTTCCCATAACATTTCCATCGCCGATCACGAGATCGAGATCACGGCCGTGCGCGCTCAGGGCGCGGGCGGGCAGAACGTCAACAAGGTCTCAAGCGCGGTGCACCTACGCTTCGATATAGTCGCATCGTCGCTGCCGCCGGAATTCAAGGCACGCCTGCTAAATCTCAACGACCAGCGCATCACCAAAGACGGCGTAATCATCATCAAGGCGCAGGAATTTCGCAGCCAGGAGAAGAATCGCGGCGAGGCGTTGCGGCGCCTGAAAGAACTGGTGCAAAGCATCGCTGTTCTACCCGCCGAGCGCCGCGCCACCAAACCGACACGCAGTTCGCAACGGAAGCGCATGGACAGCAAGGCGAAGCGCGGGATGGTGAAGAGCCTGCGCGGCAGGGTGGTGGAATAA
- a CDS encoding HDOD domain-containing protein — protein MSKDRIGSKLQLALGNLDSLPAMPAIAQKLLALPLDTDRGEAQMLSLIEQDPQLSARIVGLANSPALGVGRKITGIRDAAMLLGLKRLKSVAIGIATMSKLTSQPAAKNFDPQDLWSHSMTIAIVMNTLAREMPRRIRPDENQIFLAGLLHDIGFMVLHHLDFQASDELHRQMRLQPKRHIHDLELELLGVTHCHIGALLARHWHLPSEIAEVVELHHSPRPGDVALANPLVALVSVAEKLLPDFGIAEHTNEEIGEDEWRELCIDPARADEISALVNELAMQVVQLPETHQVSAPAIKIPEGQGAASHRRAAPQRAPSAAGRPAGETRSPIRALLNWLGGLWR, from the coding sequence ATGAGCAAAGACCGTATAGGCAGCAAACTGCAATTGGCTCTGGGCAACCTGGACTCGCTGCCCGCCATGCCGGCCATCGCGCAGAAGCTGCTTGCACTGCCTCTGGATACGGATCGGGGCGAGGCGCAGATGCTCAGCCTGATCGAACAGGACCCGCAGCTTTCCGCGCGCATCGTCGGTCTGGCCAATTCGCCCGCCTTGGGCGTCGGGCGCAAGATCACCGGCATCCGCGATGCGGCGATGCTGCTGGGGCTGAAACGGTTGAAGTCGGTGGCCATCGGCATCGCAACCATGTCCAAGCTGACCAGTCAGCCCGCGGCAAAGAACTTCGACCCGCAGGACCTGTGGTCGCACAGTATGACCATCGCCATCGTGATGAATACGCTCGCGCGGGAAATGCCGAGGCGGATACGTCCGGATGAAAACCAGATCTTCCTGGCAGGCCTGTTGCACGATATCGGTTTCATGGTGTTGCATCACCTCGACTTTCAGGCCAGTGACGAACTGCACCGCCAGATGCGCCTGCAACCGAAGCGCCACATCCACGATCTCGAACTGGAGTTGCTGGGCGTGACGCATTGCCACATCGGTGCGCTGCTGGCGCGGCACTGGCATCTTCCTTCCGAAATCGCCGAGGTGGTGGAACTGCATCACTCTCCGCGACCCGGCGATGTGGCGCTTGCCAATCCGTTGGTCGCGCTGGTCAGTGTCGCCGAGAAGTTGCTGCCGGATTTCGGGATCGCCGAACATACCAACGAGGAGATCGGCGAGGACGAGTGGCGCGAGTTGTGCATCGACCCGGCGCGCGCGGATGAGATATCCGCATTGGTCAACGAATTGGCTATGCAGGTCGTGCAGTTGCCGGAAACACACCAGGTATCGGCGCCGGCCATCAAGATCCCCGAAGGGCAGGGAGCCGCCTCACATCGGCGAGCAGCGCCGCAACGCGCACCATCCGCCGCAGGCAGGCCCGCTGGCGAGACCAGGTCCCCTATACGTGCGCTGCTCAACTGGTTGGGCGGGTTGTGGCGTTGA
- a CDS encoding CobD/CbiB family protein: MSLLALISALLLEQFQPLSSQKYLHGWLSGYVNFFQHHFNAGEFRHGKIAWLLAVLPLLAGVVVLYWLMYRAHPVFAWALDVLVLYLTMGFRQFSHYFTDIHKALRDSELDKARRLLSEWRGVPSHELNAEEVARVTIEEALLASHRNVFGVIVWFVLFSVLGLGGAAGALLYRLGQFLYARWGEEDAAELGEFGGFARQASYLLEWLPLRLTAATFAIVGDFEDTAYCWRTQAASWPDPEAGILLASGAGALGVRLGMPIPQGGLPLDRPELGIGDEADADFMQSTVGLVWRSVVFWIILLSLLTLANLLG, translated from the coding sequence ATGAGCCTTCTCGCATTAATCTCCGCCCTGCTTCTGGAGCAGTTTCAGCCGCTGTCCTCGCAAAAATACCTGCATGGCTGGCTGTCCGGCTATGTGAATTTCTTCCAGCACCACTTCAACGCAGGCGAATTCCGGCACGGCAAGATCGCCTGGCTGCTGGCAGTGCTGCCGCTGCTGGCGGGCGTGGTCGTGCTGTACTGGCTGATGTATCGCGCCCATCCGGTGTTCGCTTGGGCGCTCGACGTGCTGGTGCTGTACCTCACCATGGGTTTCCGCCAGTTCAGCCACTATTTCACCGATATCCACAAGGCGCTGCGCGACAGCGAACTGGACAAGGCCCGCCGCCTTCTGTCCGAATGGCGCGGCGTCCCCTCGCATGAGTTGAACGCCGAGGAAGTGGCGCGCGTCACCATCGAAGAGGCGCTGCTTGCGTCGCACCGCAACGTGTTCGGCGTGATTGTCTGGTTCGTGCTGTTCAGCGTGCTCGGTCTGGGCGGTGCGGCGGGCGCGCTGCTGTATCGTCTGGGGCAATTCCTGTATGCGCGCTGGGGCGAGGAGGATGCCGCCGAACTGGGCGAGTTCGGCGGTTTCGCAAGGCAGGCGTCCTATCTGCTGGAATGGCTGCCGCTCCGCCTGACTGCCGCCACCTTTGCCATCGTCGGCGACTTCGAGGATACGGCCTACTGCTGGCGGACCCAGGCAGCAAGCTGGCCCGATCCCGAAGCCGGCATCCTGCTCGCCAGCGGGGCCGGGGCGCTGGGCGTGCGGCTGGGCATGCCCATCCCTCAGGGCGGCCTGCCGCTGGACCGTCCGGAACTTGGCATCGGCGACGAAGCAGATGCCGACTTCATGCAAAGTACCGTCGGGCTGGTATGGCGTTCGGTGGTGTTCTGGATCATCCTGTTGTCGCTGCTGACCCTGGCAAACTTGCTGGGCTGA
- the cysN gene encoding sulfate adenylyltransferase subunit CysN: protein MSNTTQLLRFITAGSVDDGKSTLIGRLLHDSKSIFEDQLSAISKTSERRGMAAVDLSLLTDGLQAEREQGITIDVAYRYFATPKRKFIIGDTPGHEQYTRNMVTAASTANLAIILVDARKGVLTQTKRHSYLASLLGVPHVVLAVNKMDMVDYSKARFEEIVGEYKRFAAQLNLHDVHCIPMSALMGDMVVERGDNLDWYQGPALLELLETVAIDHDVNTSDFRFPVQWVCRPQTEEYHDFRGFAGRIEAGEVSVGDEVTILPSGRTTKVKEIVTYDGSLQTAFAPQSVTITLEEEIDISRGDMFVKSSAHLPKVEKEFEATLCWLSEAPLDKNRKYLVKHTTRMAKCLFSRLDYRVDVNTLEQHAVEKLNMNDIARVALKIQQPLVFDSYATDRATGSFIVIDEATNNTVAAGMIA from the coding sequence ATGAGCAACACTACACAATTGTTACGTTTCATTACCGCCGGTAGCGTCGACGACGGCAAGAGCACACTGATCGGCCGCCTGCTGCACGACTCCAAGTCCATTTTCGAGGACCAGCTCTCGGCGATCTCGAAGACCAGCGAGCGCCGCGGCATGGCTGCGGTTGACCTGTCGCTGCTGACCGACGGCCTGCAGGCCGAGCGCGAGCAGGGCATCACCATCGATGTGGCCTATCGCTACTTCGCCACGCCCAAGCGCAAGTTCATCATCGGCGATACGCCGGGGCACGAGCAATACACTCGCAACATGGTGACGGCGGCGTCCACCGCCAACCTCGCCATCATCCTGGTCGACGCGCGCAAAGGCGTGTTGACGCAGACGAAGCGCCATTCCTACCTCGCCAGCCTGCTCGGCGTGCCGCATGTCGTGCTGGCGGTGAACAAGATGGATATGGTGGATTATTCGAAGGCGCGCTTCGAGGAGATCGTCGGTGAGTACAAGAGGTTCGCCGCCCAGCTGAACCTGCACGACGTGCATTGCATCCCGATGTCCGCGCTGATGGGCGATATGGTGGTGGAGCGCGGCGACAACCTGGACTGGTACCAGGGACCGGCCTTGCTGGAGCTGCTGGAAACGGTCGCCATCGACCACGACGTGAACACCAGCGACTTCCGCTTCCCGGTGCAGTGGGTATGCCGTCCGCAGACCGAGGAATATCACGACTTCAGGGGCTTCGCCGGGCGCATCGAGGCGGGCGAAGTGTCGGTGGGCGACGAGGTCACCATCCTGCCGTCCGGCCGCACGACCAAGGTCAAGGAGATCGTCACTTACGACGGCAGCCTGCAGACCGCGTTCGCACCCCAGTCCGTGACCATCACCCTGGAGGAGGAGATCGACATTTCGCGCGGCGACATGTTCGTGAAGAGCAGCGCCCATCTGCCCAAGGTGGAAAAGGAATTCGAGGCGACGCTGTGCTGGCTGTCCGAAGCGCCGCTGGACAAGAACCGCAAGTACCTCGTCAAGCACACCACGCGCATGGCGAAGTGCCTGTTCTCGCGTCTCGACTACCGCGTGGACGTGAACACACTGGAACAGCATGCGGTCGAAAAACTGAACATGAACGACATCGCCCGCGTTGCGCTCAAGATCCAGCAACCGTTGGTATTCGACAGCTACGCCACCGATCGCGCCACCGGCAGCTTCATCGTGATCGACGAGGCGACCAACAACACCGTCGCGGCGGGGATGATCGCCTGA
- the cysD gene encoding sulfate adenylyltransferase subunit CysD, with protein sequence MSSHTFTHLDALESESIHIMREVAAECKNPALLFSGGKDSIVMLRLAEKAFRPAKFPFPLVHIDTEHNFPEVIECRDKLAKDLGERLIVRSLEDSIKRGTIVIKDESKPRNPYQSVTLLETIAEFGFDACMGGARRDEEKARAKERIFSFRDEFGQWDPKNQRPELWDIYNTRVHAGENIRVFPISNWTEMDIWEYIGREKLHIPEIYYAHEREVIRRGNAVIPVSHLVQPKPGEKVEVLSVRFRTVGDMTCTAPVESTARTVQEIITETSTTRITERGATRMDDQTSEASMELRKKEGYF encoded by the coding sequence ATGAGCAGTCATACCTTCACCCATCTGGACGCGCTGGAAAGCGAATCCATCCACATCATGCGCGAGGTCGCGGCGGAATGTAAGAATCCGGCGCTGCTGTTCTCCGGCGGCAAGGATTCCATCGTGATGCTGCGCCTGGCCGAAAAGGCGTTCCGTCCGGCGAAGTTCCCGTTCCCGCTGGTGCACATCGACACCGAGCACAACTTCCCGGAAGTGATCGAGTGCCGCGACAAGCTGGCGAAGGATCTGGGCGAGCGGCTGATCGTGCGTTCGCTGGAGGACTCGATCAAGCGCGGCACCATTGTCATCAAGGATGAGAGCAAGCCTCGCAACCCCTACCAGTCGGTGACACTGCTGGAGACCATCGCCGAATTCGGTTTCGACGCCTGCATGGGCGGTGCGCGCCGCGATGAAGAAAAGGCACGTGCCAAGGAGCGCATCTTCTCGTTCCGCGACGAGTTCGGCCAGTGGGACCCGAAGAACCAGCGTCCCGAGCTGTGGGATATCTACAACACGCGAGTTCATGCAGGCGAGAACATCCGCGTGTTCCCGATCAGCAACTGGACGGAGATGGACATCTGGGAATACATCGGGCGCGAGAAGCTGCACATCCCGGAAATCTACTATGCGCACGAACGTGAAGTGATCCGCCGCGGCAACGCGGTGATTCCGGTGTCGCACCTGGTGCAGCCGAAGCCGGGCGAGAAAGTAGAAGTACTCTCTGTGCGCTTCCGCACGGTGGGCGACATGACGTGTACCGCGCCGGTGGAATCCACCGCACGCACGGTGCAAGAGATCATCACCGAGACCTCGACCACACGCATCACCGAACGCGGCGCGACACGCATGGACGACCAGACCTCGGAAGCCTCGATGGAACTGCGCAAGAAAGAAGGGTATTTCTAA